A single window of Athene noctua chromosome 1, bAthNoc1.hap1.1, whole genome shotgun sequence DNA harbors:
- the NSUN3 gene encoding tRNA (cytosine(34)-C(5))-methyltransferase, mitochondrial isoform X3 has protein sequence MRLPRAAPRLLLPPPPPPRREGPPGGSRRPARASEQLENKTKGKLQKQICQVALDHFEKQYTTELGEAWASVRDVLTYPLCWQYAILLNKFSPSAELENTLRVKGYHPAFPGSLPCLPASFKCYIRRTPGRFPAQKHQAGKLKEYYLLNAASLLPVLALEVKDGEDVLDLCAAPGGKSVATLQCASPGQFHCNEHDDLRSRWLKQTIESFIPDPLINLIMVSKLDGRHIGDLKPELYDKVLVDAPCSNDRSWLFSSDIRQATLRLIQRKELPYLQFQLLSYMVVSDLKSALLWCKT, from the exons ATGCGGCTGCCGCGCGCGGCgccccggctgctgctgccgccgccccccccgccgcggcgggagggTCCCCCGGGAGGATCCCGCCGTCCCGCCCGGGCCTCGGAGCAG ctggaaaataaaactaaagggAAACTTCAAAAGCAGATTTGTCAAGTTGCTCTGGATCATTTTGAGAAGCAGTACACAACGGAACTGGGAGAAGCATGGGCCAGTGTCAG aGATGTACTCACATACCCATTGTGCTGGCAGTACGCCATTCTGCTTAACAAGTTCAGCCCATCTGCTGAACTGGAGAACACCTTGCGTGTGAAGGGATATCATCCTGCCTTTCCAGGAAGTTTACCCTGTCTTCCTGCATCTTTTAAGTGTTACATCAGGAGAACCCCTGGGAGATTCCCTGCACAAAAACACCAGGCTGGTAAACTGAAAGAGTATTACCTGCTGAACGCTGCTTCACTGTTGCCAGTGTTGGCATTAGAAGTGAAAGATGGGGAAGACGTTTTGGATCTCTGTGCTGCACCAGGGGGTAAATCAGTAGCTACACTGCAGTGTGCCTCTCCAG GTCAGTTTCACTGTAATGAACATGATGATTTGAGGTCAAGATGGTTGAAACAGACAATAGAATCCTTCATCCCGGATCCTTTGATTAACTTAATAATGGTCTCTAAACTGGATGGTAGACACATTGGAGATCTTAAGCCTGAATTATATGACAAG GTACTGGTTGATGCTCCTTGTTCAAATGACAGAAGTTGGCTGTTCTCTTCTGATATTCGGCAAGCTACACTTAGGCTAATACAAAGGAAGGAGTTACCATATCTACAATTCCAGCTGCTAAG